One Streptomyces hundungensis DNA segment encodes these proteins:
- a CDS encoding SDR family oxidoreductase, producing MSTGQTAEGTTVVVTGAGGGIGAALARRFAAQGARVVVNDLDADKARRTAEEIGAIAVPGDASTVVGAARDALGGTIDVYCANAGLGSGGSESAPEDVWAAAWDVNVMAHVRAARELLPDWLERGRGRFVSTVSAAGLLTMIGAAPYSVTKHGALAFAEWLSLTYRHRGIQVHAICPQGVRTDMLADTGTAGDLVLKPTAIEPDEVADALFAAMAEDRFLVLPHPEVADYYTARAATPDRWLTSMNHLQQKWEASAG from the coding sequence ATGAGCACGGGACAGACGGCCGAGGGCACCACCGTGGTGGTCACCGGCGCGGGCGGCGGCATCGGCGCCGCCCTCGCCCGTAGATTCGCGGCGCAGGGCGCCCGGGTCGTCGTCAATGATCTGGACGCGGACAAGGCCCGCAGGACCGCCGAGGAGATCGGCGCCATCGCCGTGCCGGGCGACGCCTCCACCGTCGTGGGGGCCGCCCGCGACGCCCTGGGCGGGACCATCGACGTCTACTGCGCCAACGCGGGCCTGGGCTCGGGCGGTTCGGAGTCCGCGCCCGAGGACGTGTGGGCCGCCGCCTGGGACGTCAATGTGATGGCCCACGTCCGCGCGGCCCGTGAGCTGCTGCCCGATTGGCTGGAGCGCGGACGGGGCCGCTTCGTGTCGACCGTCTCCGCCGCCGGCCTGCTCACGATGATCGGCGCGGCGCCGTACAGCGTCACCAAGCACGGCGCGCTGGCCTTCGCCGAATGGCTGTCGCTGACCTACCGCCACCGCGGCATCCAGGTCCACGCCATCTGCCCGCAGGGGGTGCGCACCGACATGCTGGCCGACACCGGGACCGCCGGTGACCTCGTGCTCAAGCCCACCGCGATCGAGCCGGACGAGGTCGCCGACGCGCTCTTCGCCGCGATGGCGGAGGATCGCTTCCTGGTGCTGCCGCACCCCGAGGTCGCCGACTACTACACGGCCCGCGCCGCCACCCCGGACCGCTGGCTGACCAGCATGAACCACCTTCAGCAGAAGTGGGAGGCGAGCGCCGGATGA
- a CDS encoding class I adenylate-forming enzyme family protein — MSSIYATKPWLSQLSAAQRADIDPPETVLDSFRAAVARAPEHTALAYFDGRLSYREVDELSDSVAGHLAARGLVRGDRVALMLQNSPHFVIALLGAWKAGATVVPLNPMYKAGEVAHVLHDAEAAALICSDRAWEGYLRDTAADSPVRVALTACELDLQSRDDERVLGFERLPVAADADDLLAVARQGLAAPSGRELGGGDTALISYTSGTSGTPKGAMNTHRGITYQAERQRTGHPIPPGAGYFALAPLFHITGMVCELATCVANAGTLVLTYRFHPGVVLDAFVEHRPAYTVGPSTAFMALAATPGATPEHFASFKLISSGGAPLPPALVEKFREGFGPYIRNGYGLTECTAPCASVPPEKEAPVDPVSGTLSVGVPGPETVVRIVGPEGKEVPFGEQGEIVVRGPQVVPGYWRRPEATVEAFPDGELRTGDIGFMDRDGWLYVVDRMKDMINASGFKVWPREVEDVLYSHPAVREAAVVGIPDSYRGESVKAYVSLRPGAEAGPAELAAYCKERLAAYKYPREVEILAELPKTTSGKILRRELRTQA, encoded by the coding sequence ATGAGCTCGATCTATGCGACCAAACCCTGGCTTTCCCAGCTCAGCGCCGCCCAGCGGGCGGACATCGACCCGCCGGAGACGGTGCTCGACTCCTTCCGCGCCGCCGTCGCCCGCGCCCCCGAACACACCGCGCTCGCCTACTTCGACGGCCGGCTCAGCTACCGCGAGGTCGATGAGCTGTCCGATTCCGTGGCCGGTCACCTCGCCGCGCGGGGCCTGGTGCGGGGCGACCGGGTCGCGCTCATGCTCCAGAACAGCCCGCACTTCGTGATCGCCCTGCTCGGCGCGTGGAAGGCCGGGGCCACCGTCGTGCCGCTCAACCCGATGTACAAGGCGGGCGAGGTCGCGCACGTCCTGCACGACGCCGAGGCCGCCGCGCTGATCTGCTCCGACCGCGCCTGGGAGGGCTATCTGCGCGACACTGCGGCCGACTCCCCGGTGCGCGTCGCGCTCACCGCCTGCGAGCTCGACCTCCAGAGCCGCGACGACGAGCGGGTCCTCGGCTTCGAGCGGCTGCCCGTGGCCGCCGATGCCGACGACCTTCTCGCTGTCGCCCGGCAGGGCCTCGCCGCCCCCTCGGGACGGGAACTCGGCGGTGGGGACACGGCGTTGATCAGTTACACCTCCGGCACCAGCGGGACCCCCAAAGGCGCGATGAACACCCATCGCGGCATCACCTACCAGGCGGAGAGGCAGCGCACCGGGCATCCGATACCGCCGGGCGCGGGCTACTTCGCGCTCGCTCCGCTCTTCCACATCACCGGCATGGTCTGCGAGCTGGCGACGTGCGTCGCCAACGCGGGCACCCTCGTCCTGACCTACCGCTTCCACCCGGGCGTCGTCCTGGACGCGTTCGTCGAGCACCGCCCCGCCTACACGGTCGGACCCTCCACGGCCTTCATGGCGCTCGCGGCCACCCCCGGAGCCACCCCCGAGCACTTCGCCTCCTTCAAGCTCATCTCCTCGGGCGGCGCGCCCCTGCCGCCCGCGCTCGTCGAGAAGTTCCGCGAGGGCTTCGGACCGTACATCCGCAATGGCTACGGCCTCACCGAGTGCACCGCCCCCTGTGCCTCGGTGCCACCCGAGAAGGAGGCGCCCGTCGACCCGGTCTCCGGCACCCTGTCGGTCGGCGTGCCCGGCCCCGAGACGGTCGTACGGATCGTCGGCCCCGAAGGCAAGGAGGTCCCCTTCGGCGAGCAGGGGGAGATCGTGGTGCGCGGGCCCCAGGTCGTGCCCGGTTACTGGCGCCGGCCCGAAGCCACCGTCGAGGCGTTTCCCGACGGCGAACTGCGCACCGGCGACATCGGGTTCATGGACCGCGACGGCTGGCTCTATGTGGTCGACCGCATGAAGGACATGATCAACGCGTCCGGCTTCAAGGTCTGGCCGCGCGAGGTCGAGGACGTCCTGTACAGCCACCCGGCGGTCCGCGAGGCAGCCGTCGTGGGCATCCCGGATTCCTACCGCGGGGAGAGCGTCAAGGCGTACGTCAGTCTGCGCCCGGGCGCCGAGGCGGGCCCGGCCGAGCTCGCCGCGTACTGCAAGGAGCGGCTCGCCGCCTACAAATACCCCCGCGAGGTGGAGATCCTGGCGGAGCTTCCCAAGACCACGAGTGGGAAGATCCTCAGGCGGGAGCTGCGCACCCAGGCGTAG
- a CDS encoding TetR/AcrR family transcriptional regulator produces the protein MAKATDTSGTTPVPQRLLAAATRLFAENGYDRTSVQEIVEAAGVTKGALYHYFGSKEDLLQEVYARVLRLQQERLDAFADADEPIERRLREAAADVVVTTIDNLDDAAIFFRSMHHLSPEKNKQVRAERRRYHERFRALVEEGQNAGVFSTATPADLVVDYHFGSVHHLSTWYRPDGPLTQQQVADHLADLLLRALRP, from the coding sequence ATGGCCAAGGCGACGGACACGAGTGGCACCACCCCCGTGCCCCAGCGGCTGCTCGCCGCCGCCACCCGCCTGTTCGCGGAGAACGGCTACGACCGCACCTCCGTGCAGGAGATCGTCGAGGCGGCCGGCGTCACCAAGGGCGCGCTCTACCACTACTTCGGGTCCAAGGAGGATCTGCTCCAGGAGGTGTACGCCCGGGTGCTGCGCCTCCAGCAGGAGCGGCTCGACGCGTTCGCCGACGCCGACGAGCCGATCGAGCGCAGGCTGCGCGAGGCGGCCGCCGACGTGGTGGTGACCACCATCGACAACCTCGACGACGCCGCGATCTTCTTCCGCTCGATGCACCATCTGAGCCCGGAGAAGAACAAGCAGGTCCGTGCGGAGCGCCGCCGCTACCACGAGCGGTTCCGTGCGCTCGTCGAAGAGGGCCAGAACGCCGGGGTGTTCTCCACGGCCACCCCGGCCGATCTGGTGGTGGACTACCACTTCGGCTCGGTCCACCACCTGTCCACCTGGTACCGCCCGGACGGCCCGCTCACCCAGCAGCAGGTCGCCGATCATCTGGCCGACCTGCTGCTGCGCGCCCTGCGTCCCTGA
- a CDS encoding acyl-CoA dehydrogenase family protein — protein sequence MDFAYDARTEELRATLLAFMDEYVHPAEVTAHEQRAQLASPWDTPQVVEDLKAEARRQGLWNLFLPDAEHGAGLTNLQYAPLAEITGRSPHLAPTALNCAAPDTGNMEALAQFGSDEQKKQWLQPLLAGEIRSAFAMTEPEVASSDATNIETRIERDGDDYVITGRKWYISGAMNPDCAIFIVMGKTDPGNADVRRQQSMVLVPRDTPGVEIRRAMQVYGYEDHSHGGHAEVVFHGARVPASNLIGEAGGGFAIAQARLGPGRIHHCMRLIGMAERAIELMCRRAVSRTAFGKPMAQQGVVQEWIADARVAVEQVRLLVLKTAWLMDTVGNRGAHTEIQAIKIATPRTVLDIIDKAIQLHGAGGVSQDFPLAELWASARTLRLADGPDEVHQRSLARRELKKYL from the coding sequence ATGGACTTCGCATACGACGCCCGCACCGAAGAACTGCGGGCCACGCTCCTCGCCTTCATGGACGAGTACGTCCACCCCGCCGAGGTCACCGCCCATGAGCAGCGCGCCCAGCTCGCCTCGCCGTGGGACACCCCCCAGGTGGTGGAGGACCTGAAGGCAGAGGCGCGCAGGCAGGGCCTGTGGAACCTGTTCCTCCCCGACGCCGAGCACGGCGCGGGCCTCACCAACCTCCAGTACGCCCCACTGGCCGAAATCACCGGCCGCTCCCCGCACTTGGCGCCCACCGCCCTCAACTGCGCCGCCCCCGACACCGGCAACATGGAGGCGCTCGCCCAGTTCGGCTCGGACGAGCAGAAGAAGCAGTGGCTCCAGCCGCTGCTCGCCGGTGAGATCCGTTCCGCCTTCGCGATGACCGAGCCCGAGGTCGCCTCCTCGGACGCCACCAACATCGAGACCCGCATCGAGCGGGACGGCGACGACTACGTCATCACCGGGCGCAAGTGGTACATCTCCGGCGCGATGAACCCGGACTGCGCGATCTTCATCGTGATGGGCAAGACCGACCCCGGCAACGCCGATGTGCGCCGCCAGCAGTCGATGGTCCTGGTCCCCCGCGACACCCCGGGCGTCGAGATCCGCCGCGCCATGCAGGTGTACGGCTATGAGGACCACTCCCACGGCGGTCACGCGGAGGTCGTCTTCCACGGGGCCCGGGTGCCCGCGAGCAACCTGATCGGGGAGGCCGGCGGCGGCTTCGCCATCGCGCAGGCGCGGCTGGGACCCGGCCGGATCCACCACTGCATGCGGCTGATCGGAATGGCCGAGCGGGCGATCGAGCTGATGTGCCGAAGGGCCGTGTCCCGTACGGCCTTCGGCAAGCCGATGGCTCAGCAGGGCGTGGTGCAGGAGTGGATCGCGGACGCCCGCGTCGCGGTCGAGCAGGTACGGCTGCTCGTCCTCAAGACGGCCTGGCTGATGGACACGGTGGGCAACCGCGGGGCGCACACCGAGATCCAGGCCATCAAGATCGCCACCCCGCGCACCGTCCTCGACATCATCGACAAGGCGATCCAACTGCACGGCGCGGGCGGCGTGAGCCAGGACTTCCCGCTGGCCGAACTGTGGGCCTCGGCAAGGACGTTGAGGCTCGCGGACGGGCCGGACGAGGTGCACCAGCGCTCGCTGGCCCGCCGCGAACTGAAGAAGTACCTGTAG
- a CDS encoding phosphotransferase family protein codes for MSTVPPPGLDPETLRAHLDRVRPGLVSGPLTARLIEGGRSNLTYVVTDGTGQWVVRRPPLGHVLATAHDMRREHRVISALHPTAVPVPEPVLLCEDESVLGSPFYVMEYVTGTPYRTAEQLAPLGPERTRAAVLALVDTLVELHAVDPQAVGLGDFGRPEGFLDRQLRRWGKQLDASRNRDLAGIDELHAALGRALPTSPAPTVIHGDYRLDNVLIGDDERIKAVLDWEMSTLGDPLTDLGLLVMYSAKLELPHSPVSTTAGAAGHPSPAELIERYAARSGRDTSALSWYTAFAWFKLAVILEGIHYRYTLGQTVGAGFDRIGELVPVFIEHGLTTLQEG; via the coding sequence ATGAGCACAGTCCCCCCGCCAGGCCTCGACCCGGAGACGCTGCGGGCCCACCTCGACCGCGTGCGGCCCGGTCTGGTGAGCGGACCGCTCACGGCCCGGCTGATCGAGGGGGGCCGCTCGAACCTGACGTATGTCGTCACGGACGGGACCGGCCAGTGGGTCGTGCGCCGGCCGCCGCTGGGGCATGTGCTCGCCACCGCGCACGACATGCGCCGCGAGCACCGGGTCATCAGCGCCCTGCACCCTACGGCCGTCCCGGTGCCGGAGCCGGTGCTGCTCTGCGAGGACGAGTCGGTGCTCGGCTCGCCGTTCTACGTCATGGAGTACGTGACCGGCACGCCCTACCGCACCGCCGAACAGCTCGCACCGCTGGGCCCCGAGCGGACCCGGGCGGCCGTGCTCGCGCTGGTCGACACGCTCGTGGAACTGCACGCGGTGGACCCGCAGGCCGTGGGGCTCGGGGACTTCGGGAGGCCCGAGGGCTTCCTCGACCGTCAACTGCGCCGCTGGGGCAAGCAGCTCGACGCCTCGCGCAACCGCGACCTGGCCGGCATCGACGAGCTGCACGCCGCCCTGGGACGCGCACTCCCCACCTCCCCCGCGCCCACCGTCATCCACGGCGACTACCGCCTGGACAACGTGCTCATCGGTGACGACGAACGGATCAAGGCGGTGCTCGACTGGGAGATGTCCACCCTGGGCGACCCGTTGACCGACCTGGGCCTCCTCGTGATGTACAGCGCGAAGCTGGAACTTCCCCACTCGCCGGTCTCGACCACGGCGGGCGCGGCCGGCCACCCCTCGCCCGCCGAGCTCATCGAGCGCTACGCGGCCCGCTCCGGCCGCGACACCTCCGCCCTCTCCTGGTACACGGCGTTCGCCTGGTTCAAGCTCGCCGTGATCCTCGAAGGCATCCACTACCGCTACACCCTGGGCCAGACGGTGGGCGCCGGGTTCGACCGCATCGGCGAACTGGTCCCCGTCTTCATCGAGCACGGCCTCACCACCCTTCAGGAAGGCTGA
- a CDS encoding DUF202 domain-containing protein has protein sequence MPSAVSARDPGLQPERTRLAWRRTTLSCTVAAVLAAKQALRQGSSPLALVAVALSGLVWLGFLAVAHRRIQALSHGVRPRMLGVRSAAAAALCTVALACFALATLF, from the coding sequence ATGCCCTCGGCGGTCTCGGCGCGCGACCCCGGGCTCCAGCCGGAGCGGACCCGGCTCGCCTGGCGGCGTACCACCCTGTCCTGCACGGTGGCGGCCGTACTGGCCGCCAAACAGGCACTGCGGCAAGGGAGTTCACCGCTCGCGCTGGTCGCGGTGGCCCTCAGCGGGCTGGTGTGGCTCGGCTTCCTCGCCGTGGCGCACCGCCGCATCCAGGCCCTGAGCCACGGGGTGCGGCCCCGGATGCTGGGGGTGCGCTCGGCCGCCGCCGCGGCGCTGTGCACGGTGGCCCTGGCCTGCTTCGCCCTCGCCACGCTGTTCTGA
- a CDS encoding YidH family protein, with amino-acid sequence MITIVQTLRLWFAPQRIGEEGETPDYRFSLANERTFLAWIRTSLALVGGGFAVDQFLPDLRWGVRVALALALLAAGVLCALRAVNHWVRCERAMRRGEDLPVSRFPTLLSLAVAVVAVVMVVVVVFGWAG; translated from the coding sequence GTGATCACGATCGTGCAGACCCTGCGGCTGTGGTTCGCGCCCCAGCGCATCGGCGAGGAGGGCGAGACCCCCGACTACCGGTTCTCGCTCGCCAACGAGCGCACCTTCCTGGCCTGGATCAGGACCTCGCTCGCGCTGGTCGGCGGGGGTTTCGCGGTCGACCAGTTCCTGCCCGACCTGCGCTGGGGCGTCCGGGTCGCGCTCGCCCTCGCCCTGCTGGCGGCGGGGGTGCTGTGCGCGCTGCGGGCGGTGAACCACTGGGTGCGCTGCGAGCGGGCCATGCGGCGCGGCGAGGACCTGCCGGTCTCGCGCTTCCCCACCCTGCTGAGCCTCGCGGTCGCGGTGGTGGCCGTGGTGATGGTGGTGGTCGTCGTCTTCGGCTGGGCCGGCTGA
- a CDS encoding NUDIX hydrolase, giving the protein MNPADEILDIVDENDTVIGQARRAEVYARGLRHRCVFILARDAAGRIFVHRRTPDKLVFPSLYDMFVGGVVGAGESYDDAALREAEEELGVQGLPRPAPLFTFLYENGEQSWWSSVYEVRCEVPVHPQVEEVAWHTFLPLAEVERRIDTWEWVPDGLAAWRRLRASGLGPS; this is encoded by the coding sequence ATGAATCCGGCTGACGAAATCCTGGACATCGTCGACGAGAACGACACCGTGATCGGCCAGGCCCGGCGCGCCGAGGTCTACGCCCGCGGACTGCGCCACCGCTGTGTGTTCATCCTGGCCCGGGACGCGGCGGGCCGGATCTTCGTGCACCGCCGCACCCCGGACAAGCTCGTCTTTCCCTCCCTGTACGACATGTTCGTGGGCGGGGTGGTCGGCGCGGGCGAGTCGTACGACGACGCGGCGCTGCGCGAGGCCGAGGAGGAACTCGGCGTCCAGGGGCTGCCCCGGCCGGCGCCCCTGTTCACGTTCCTCTACGAGAACGGCGAGCAGAGCTGGTGGTCCTCGGTGTACGAGGTGCGCTGCGAGGTACCGGTGCACCCCCAGGTGGAGGAGGTCGCCTGGCACACCTTCCTGCCGCTCGCCGAGGTGGAGCGCCGCATCGACACCTGGGAGTGGGTGCCGGACGGGCTCGCGGCCTGGCGGCGGCTGCGCGCCTCGGGGCTCGGCCCTTCCTGA
- a CDS encoding DMT family transporter → MSVLVLVLAVSAACCLGSGFVLQQNAAQHAPISDFLSPRLLLDLVRMPRWLAGIGLMVAGMVLSALALGSGEVSLVEPLVATNLFFAMWLSRLQTRQPLGRQGWAGLALLAGGVTAFIVAGQPHGGVAEAGALRHWLIVGLVVGIALLMAGLAKHDRLSVAAPVLLAVAAGLLYGLQDALTRISGQRLSGGGWSELLTSWQLYGVIALGVTGLVLVQSAFETAPLRMSLPALTAAQPLAGIACGVGFLGDRLRTDTGALAWEAAGLAAIVTGIVLLGLHPAMPSGTASPEESRDLQPH, encoded by the coding sequence GTGTCGGTCCTGGTCCTCGTCCTCGCCGTGAGCGCAGCCTGCTGTCTGGGCTCGGGCTTCGTGCTGCAACAGAACGCGGCGCAGCACGCCCCGATCAGCGACTTCCTGTCGCCGCGGCTCCTGCTCGACCTGGTGCGGATGCCGCGCTGGCTGGCGGGGATAGGCCTGATGGTGGCGGGGATGGTGCTCAGCGCGCTCGCCCTCGGCTCGGGCGAGGTCTCCCTGGTCGAACCGCTGGTGGCGACCAACTTGTTCTTCGCCATGTGGCTGTCCCGCCTCCAGACCCGCCAGCCGCTGGGCCGCCAGGGCTGGGCGGGTCTGGCCCTGCTCGCGGGCGGGGTGACGGCGTTCATCGTGGCGGGCCAGCCGCACGGTGGCGTCGCGGAGGCGGGCGCGCTGCGGCACTGGCTGATCGTGGGTCTTGTGGTCGGCATCGCGCTGCTCATGGCGGGCCTCGCCAAACACGATCGGCTCAGCGTGGCGGCCCCCGTCCTGCTGGCCGTCGCGGCGGGCCTGCTGTACGGCCTCCAGGACGCGCTGACCCGGATCAGCGGACAGCGTCTTTCGGGCGGCGGCTGGTCGGAGCTGCTGACGAGCTGGCAGCTGTACGGGGTGATCGCGCTGGGGGTGACCGGGCTCGTCCTGGTGCAGAGCGCCTTCGAGACGGCGCCGCTGCGGATGTCGCTGCCCGCCCTGACGGCCGCCCAGCCGCTCGCCGGAATCGCCTGCGGGGTCGGCTTCCTGGGCGACCGGCTGCGTACCGACACGGGCGCGCTTGCCTGGGAGGCGGCGGGGCTCGCGGCGATCGTGACGGGGATCGTGCTGCTCGGTCTGCATCCGGCGATGCCCTCGGGCACGGCGTCCCCGGAGGAGTCCCGCGACCTCCAGCCGCACTGA
- a CDS encoding FAD-binding dehydrogenase — translation MAYDADVIVIGAGLAGLVATAELADAGRKVILLDQEPEQSLGGQAHWSFGGLFLVDSPEQRRMRIKDSRALALQDWYGTAGFDRDEDRWPRAWAEAYVDFASGEKRAWLHAQGVRFFPVVGWAERGGYDANGHGNSVPRFHITWGTGPGIVAPFERRVREAAARGLVRFGFRHRVTGLGRSAGVVDTVSGEILEPSGAERGTASTRTVTGSFELTAQAVIVTSGGIGGNHDLVRAQWPQRLGTPPEHLLSGVPAHVDGLMLGITEKAGAHHINRDRMWHYTEGIQNWNPIWARHGIRILPGPSSLWLDARGNRLPVPLFPGFDTLGTLDHIMKTGYGHTWFVLDQKIIGKEFALSGSEQNPDLTGKSVRGVIGRARADVPGPVRAFMDRGADFVVEKDLAALVRGMNALTEEPLLDEAALRREIVARDREIANPFTKDLQVTAIRGARNYLGDKLIRTAAPHRILDPKAGPLIAVKLHILTRKSLGGLETDLSSRVLTATGEPLPGVYAAGEAAGFGGGGVHGYRSLEGTFLGGCLFSGRAAGRAAAKAVS, via the coding sequence ATGGCGTACGACGCCGATGTGATCGTGATCGGGGCGGGGCTCGCGGGCCTGGTGGCCACCGCCGAGCTGGCGGACGCCGGCAGGAAGGTGATCCTGCTCGACCAGGAGCCCGAGCAGTCGCTCGGCGGCCAGGCCCACTGGTCGTTCGGCGGGCTCTTCCTCGTGGACTCGCCCGAACAGCGCCGCATGCGGATCAAGGACAGCCGGGCGCTCGCGCTCCAGGACTGGTACGGGACGGCCGGCTTCGACCGCGACGAGGATCGATGGCCGCGTGCGTGGGCCGAGGCCTACGTCGACTTCGCCTCCGGCGAGAAGCGGGCGTGGCTGCACGCCCAGGGGGTGCGGTTCTTCCCCGTGGTGGGCTGGGCCGAGCGGGGCGGTTACGACGCCAACGGCCATGGCAACTCCGTTCCCCGCTTCCACATCACCTGGGGCACCGGGCCGGGCATAGTCGCGCCGTTCGAGCGGAGGGTGCGGGAGGCCGCCGCCCGGGGGCTCGTCCGGTTCGGGTTCCGCCATCGGGTGACCGGGCTCGGCCGCAGCGCCGGGGTCGTCGACACCGTGAGCGGCGAGATCCTCGAACCGTCCGGCGCCGAACGCGGGACGGCGTCCACCCGGACCGTCACCGGATCCTTCGAGCTTACGGCGCAGGCCGTCATCGTGACCAGCGGCGGCATCGGGGGCAACCACGACCTCGTACGGGCCCAGTGGCCCCAGCGGCTCGGCACCCCGCCGGAGCATCTGCTGTCCGGAGTGCCCGCCCATGTCGACGGGCTCATGCTCGGCATCACCGAGAAGGCCGGCGCCCACCACATCAACCGCGACCGGATGTGGCACTACACCGAGGGCATCCAGAACTGGAACCCGATCTGGGCGCGGCACGGCATCCGCATCCTGCCCGGCCCCTCCTCGCTCTGGCTGGACGCCCGCGGCAACCGGCTGCCCGTGCCGCTGTTCCCCGGCTTCGACACCCTCGGCACGCTCGACCACATCATGAAGACCGGATACGGCCACACGTGGTTCGTGCTCGACCAGAAGATCATCGGCAAGGAGTTCGCGCTGTCGGGCTCCGAGCAGAACCCCGACCTGACCGGCAAGTCCGTGCGCGGTGTCATCGGGCGGGCCCGGGCCGATGTGCCGGGCCCGGTGCGGGCGTTCATGGACCGCGGCGCGGACTTCGTCGTCGAGAAGGACCTCGCCGCCCTGGTGCGCGGCATGAACGCGCTCACCGAGGAGCCCCTCCTCGACGAGGCGGCGCTGCGCCGCGAGATCGTGGCCCGGGACCGCGAGATCGCCAACCCGTTCACCAAGGACCTCCAGGTCACCGCCATCCGGGGGGCCCGCAACTACCTCGGCGACAAGCTCATCCGCACCGCGGCCCCGCACCGCATCCTCGACCCGAAGGCCGGCCCGCTGATCGCGGTCAAGCTGCACATCCTGACCCGCAAATCGCTCGGCGGACTGGAGACCGACCTGTCCTCCCGCGTGCTCACCGCGACCGGCGAGCCCCTGCCCGGCGTGTACGCGGCGGGGGAGGCGGCCGGGTTCGGCGGTGGTGGCGTGCACGGCTACCGCTCGCTCGAAGGCACCTTTCTCGGCGGCTGCCTCTTCTCGGGCCGGGCCGCGGGCCGCGCGGCGGCGAAGGCCGTCTCCTAG
- a CDS encoding APC family permease, which translates to MSSRTSETETSTDQGQDGALRADRLGTAGLLFSVLAASAPLTVMAAVMPTAFATVGLVGQPLIFLVLGVVSALFTVGYAELSRRAHHAGAFYAHIARGLGPTVGAGASHVALASYCALQAGLGGLIGFGVCELIDHRFDVTIDWWVPALLAVALVGGLARLRVDLGAKVLGVLLLVEVALVVVFDAAALVQPAADRLSPHALNPHTLARGGVGTALCLCAAAFTGFAQAPVYAEETRRPGVVVRRVLFLAVGSVTALLVLGSWALTLAAGPRDIVDSAQKQGSGLLFALAGNTLGATFADVLHVLYVTGVLAALLAFHNVAARYAFAMGREGLLPAGFGRTRPAGGAPMAGSLLGTAISVVLVAAFALTDSRPPGDPTAPVTQMCAWTGAFGGLGVVVLMAASCLSAIVYFVRRGEAAPQRWRLLAAGLAGLALLGIAAYGVKRLPVLLGADPHGALGRVLPGLLVLVLVGGLVQGLVLRVRRPEVHAGIGRGNEARRTTPGSGTGQERATEHLTER; encoded by the coding sequence ATGTCGAGCCGGACCAGCGAGACCGAGACCAGCACCGACCAGGGACAGGACGGTGCTCTGCGCGCCGACCGCCTCGGTACCGCGGGGCTGCTGTTCTCGGTCCTGGCGGCGAGCGCGCCCCTGACGGTCATGGCCGCCGTGATGCCCACCGCGTTCGCCACGGTGGGACTCGTCGGACAGCCGCTGATCTTCCTCGTCCTCGGCGTGGTGTCCGCGCTCTTCACCGTCGGCTATGCCGAGCTGAGCCGCCGCGCGCACCACGCGGGCGCGTTCTACGCCCACATCGCGCGCGGCCTCGGCCCCACCGTCGGCGCCGGAGCCTCCCATGTGGCGCTCGCGTCCTACTGCGCGCTTCAGGCGGGCCTCGGCGGCCTGATCGGCTTCGGGGTCTGCGAACTGATCGACCACCGCTTCGATGTCACCATCGACTGGTGGGTGCCCGCGCTGCTCGCGGTGGCGCTGGTCGGCGGGCTCGCCCGGCTGAGGGTCGACCTCGGCGCCAAGGTGCTGGGCGTGCTCCTGCTCGTCGAGGTCGCGCTCGTCGTCGTCTTCGACGCCGCGGCCCTCGTCCAGCCGGCCGCCGACCGGCTCTCGCCGCACGCCCTCAACCCGCACACGCTGGCCCGGGGCGGCGTCGGCACCGCCCTGTGCCTGTGCGCCGCCGCGTTCACCGGCTTCGCGCAGGCACCGGTGTACGCCGAGGAGACCAGGCGCCCGGGGGTCGTCGTCCGACGCGTCCTGTTCCTCGCCGTCGGCTCGGTGACCGCTCTCCTGGTGCTCGGCTCCTGGGCGCTGACCCTCGCGGCGGGCCCCCGGGACATCGTGGACTCGGCCCAGAAACAGGGGTCCGGCCTTCTGTTCGCCCTCGCCGGGAACACCCTGGGCGCCACCTTCGCCGATGTGCTCCACGTCCTGTACGTGACCGGCGTCCTCGCGGCGCTGCTCGCCTTCCACAACGTGGCCGCCCGCTACGCCTTCGCGATGGGACGTGAGGGTCTGCTGCCCGCGGGCTTCGGCCGCACCCGCCCGGCCGGCGGGGCCCCGATGGCCGGCTCGTTGCTCGGGACGGCGATCTCGGTGGTCCTCGTCGCGGCCTTCGCGCTCACCGACAGCCGGCCCCCGGGCGATCCGACCGCCCCGGTCACCCAAATGTGCGCCTGGACGGGCGCCTTCGGCGGGCTCGGCGTGGTGGTGCTGATGGCCGCCTCCTGCCTCTCCGCGATCGTGTACTTCGTGCGCCGGGGCGAGGCCGCGCCCCAGCGGTGGCGGCTGCTCGCCGCGGGCCTCGCCGGGCTCGCCCTGCTCGGCATCGCCGCGTACGGCGTGAAACGGCTCCCGGTGCTCCTCGGCGCCGACCCGCACGGCGCGCTAGGCCGGGTGCTGCCCGGTCTGCTGGTGCTTGTGCTGGTGGGGGGCCTCGTCCAGGGCCTGGTGCTGCGGGTGCGCAGGCCCGAGGTGCACGCGGGAATCGGCCGGGGCAACGAGGCCCGCCGCACCACCCCCGGGTCGGGTACCGGGCAGGAGCGGGCCACGGAACATCTGACGGAACGGTGA